The Nitrospinota bacterium genome includes a region encoding these proteins:
- the nuoD gene encoding NADH dehydrogenase (quinone) subunit D: MADLKENLHTDHMVLNMGPSHPATHGTVKFLLTLDGETVVNLETEIGYLHRGFEKMCESVTYSNVFPYTDRLNYCSAIMNNIGFALAVEKLCDIEITERCKYIRVVTNELARISDHYTNIAAAALELGALTAFIYFVEAREIVWDLLEKVCGARLTSNYIRIGGLMCDLPPGFDEDLKATYPKLDSLFDDVDYLLTKNRIFLDRMQNTGAIPVESAISWGFTGPCLRASGVDYDVRKNHPYLCYDKIDFDIPLGKTGDNFDRYLVRMEEIKQSFKIIKQAMRDMPDGPINVANPYLRNPAKPDVYSRMEEMIAHFKMVIDGLKPPVGEVYFPTEAANGELGFYLVSDGSGKPYKCRVRPPCFTMTSAMGEMCTGGMLADIIPTFDMINMIGGECDR; the protein is encoded by the coding sequence ATGGCAGACTTAAAAGAAAATTTACACACCGATCATATGGTCCTGAATATGGGCCCTTCGCACCCGGCTACACACGGGACCGTTAAGTTTCTCCTGACGCTTGATGGAGAAACCGTGGTCAACCTGGAAACCGAAATTGGTTATCTGCACCGTGGGTTTGAAAAAATGTGCGAGAGCGTAACCTACTCGAATGTTTTCCCGTATACAGACAGGTTGAACTATTGCTCTGCCATAATGAACAATATTGGCTTTGCTCTTGCTGTAGAAAAGCTCTGCGATATTGAAATAACTGAGCGGTGCAAATACATCCGTGTGGTCACTAATGAGCTTGCAAGAATTTCAGACCATTACACGAATATTGCTGCTGCTGCGCTTGAACTGGGAGCATTAACAGCATTTATTTATTTTGTTGAAGCCCGTGAAATTGTGTGGGATTTACTGGAAAAGGTTTGTGGCGCACGCCTGACATCAAACTACATCCGCATAGGTGGCTTGATGTGCGACTTGCCACCAGGTTTTGATGAGGATCTAAAAGCCACTTATCCCAAACTCGACTCATTGTTTGATGACGTGGACTATTTGCTCACCAAGAACAGGATATTCCTGGATCGTATGCAGAACACGGGTGCTATACCGGTAGAAAGCGCTATCTCATGGGGCTTTACCGGACCCTGCCTGCGAGCCAGTGGTGTCGATTATGATGTCCGCAAAAATCATCCCTATCTTTGCTATGACAAAATTGACTTTGATATTCCACTAGGTAAAACCGGCGATAATTTTGATCGTTATCTGGTCCGAATGGAAGAAATCAAGCAAAGCTTCAAAATCATAAAACAGGCAATGAGAGACATGCCAGATGGTCCAATTAATGTTGCAAACCCATATTTAAGGAACCCGGCGAAGCCTGATGTCTATTCACGAATGGAAGAAATGATTGCCCATTTTAAAATGGTTATTGATGGGCTCAAGCCACCGGTTGGGGAGGTCTATTTTCCAACTGAAGCCGCAAATGGTGAGTTGGGCTTTTATCTTGTTAGCGATGGTTCAGGAAAACCCTACAAGTGTCGTGTGCGCCCCCCCTGTTTCACCATGACCTCCGCAATGGGTGAAATGTGCACAGGTGGAATGCTTGCAGATATCATCCCCACCTTTGACATGATTAACATGATAGGCGGAGAGTGCGACAGGTAA
- the tatA gene encoding twin-arginine translocase TatA/TatE family subunit, whose translation MMGIGFPELMVILVIIMIIFGAGKLPEIGSAFGRSIKNFKSSMKEAEELDEETSSGGDGESTEPTSNAEAAGVENKDGAKTANKAAKKEEDLIDEAAREIEKNRIGTIRTKHDGLVQQGDVFTTSLGRTPGGRGRDRGVSRDTF comes from the coding sequence ATGATGGGAATAGGTTTTCCTGAGTTAATGGTAATTCTGGTCATTATTATGATCATTTTTGGGGCTGGAAAGTTGCCAGAAATTGGCTCTGCCTTTGGGCGGAGTATCAAAAACTTTAAAAGTTCCATGAAAGAAGCCGAAGAACTCGATGAGGAAACTTCTAGTGGGGGTGATGGTGAATCCACAGAACCAACTTCGAATGCAGAAGCAGCAGGTGTTGAGAATAAAGATGGTGCCAAGACAGCTAACAAGGCTGCTAAAAAAGAAGAGGATCTGATTGACGAAGCGGCTAGAGAAATTGAGAAAAATAGAATTGGAACTATTCGCACTAAACATGATGGACTGGTCCAGCAAGGAGATGTTTTTACAACATCTTTAGGAAGAACTCCTGGTGGAAGAGGGCGCGATCGTGGAGTCTCCAGAGATACATTCTAG
- a CDS encoding flippase-like domain-containing protein, whose protein sequence is MTKLLKLAFLLFGCLLLGWAIKSVDLEAIPGLLKQLGGGFLVVLILYAGVTWLDTLSWKCNFRPEETGLFSNWELWRIRQIGEAYNVITPFGTLGGEPLKAQLLKEHHGLRLRQAISSQIVSKTTFLTGLILFFIPGIIMILNSSKVSDEFKNISLAGMGILSTSIFLFFVFQVTGTLGKICHWIGQKINMPDLKHNLKKIEHLNELFSGFYRLYPGRVIKAIVLAFLGWVLGLGQMFAILYFLGFQVSVYELWIIESLAQLVKIGSFMIPLSIGALEGGLIIIFTSMGYTANLGLTVSLVTRIKDLIWVGLGLSLDGKIHFSNRRETDQK, encoded by the coding sequence ATGACTAAATTATTAAAGCTGGCTTTTCTACTATTCGGGTGCCTGCTTTTAGGCTGGGCTATCAAATCCGTTGATCTGGAAGCCATCCCGGGCCTGCTCAAACAACTTGGAGGTGGTTTTTTAGTCGTCCTGATTTTGTACGCCGGGGTAACCTGGCTGGACACACTATCCTGGAAATGCAATTTTCGTCCTGAAGAAACCGGTCTCTTTTCAAATTGGGAGTTGTGGCGGATCCGGCAGATTGGCGAAGCCTATAATGTGATCACTCCATTTGGAACATTAGGTGGAGAACCTTTAAAAGCCCAGCTTCTAAAAGAACATCATGGACTCCGTTTAAGGCAGGCAATCTCTTCTCAAATAGTTTCCAAAACTACTTTTCTTACAGGTCTGATACTGTTCTTCATCCCGGGGATCATCATGATCTTGAACTCTTCTAAAGTTTCAGATGAGTTCAAAAATATAAGCCTTGCTGGAATGGGAATACTTTCTACCAGTATATTTTTGTTTTTTGTTTTTCAGGTCACAGGAACACTTGGAAAAATCTGCCATTGGATTGGCCAAAAAATAAATATGCCCGACCTGAAACACAATCTAAAAAAAATAGAACATCTAAACGAGCTTTTCTCAGGTTTTTATCGCCTGTATCCTGGGCGAGTGATCAAGGCAATTGTGCTGGCTTTTCTCGGCTGGGTGCTGGGACTGGGGCAAATGTTTGCAATCCTTTATTTTCTAGGTTTTCAGGTCAGCGTTTACGAATTATGGATCATCGAATCACTTGCCCAACTGGTGAAAATAGGTAGTTTCATGATTCCACTGAGCATCGGTGCTCTTGAAGGAGGGTTGATTATAATATTCACGTCAATGGGCTACACTGCCAACCTGGGATTAACCGTGTCGCTTGTAACAAGAATTAAAGATTTGATTTGGGTAGGTCTGGGGCTGTCATTAGATGGGAAAATACATTTCTCCAACAGGCGTGAAACCGATCAGAAATAG